The Ricinus communis isolate WT05 ecotype wild-type chromosome 8, ASM1957865v1, whole genome shotgun sequence sequence CGCGGATGATCCCAAGTGTGTGGttgattactaattaattttgtatgcTTTTAGCCTTGTAGACTGTACAATTTCTTGGTGTCACAGAGCCTGAGTTTTACCATCTTCTATCAGTTATGACTTGCAAGTTTATTTAAAGCACATAACTATCATTTGTTACAACACAAGGATTGCATTCTTTCTTACTCATTGATGGGGTATCTATCATTGAAATGCCACCAGATTCATCACCCTCAGATGTTTGGAATGACTTCTGCTCGAGTGCCACTTCCTCCTGTATTTACAGAAGATGAACCCATTTTTGTCAATGCAAAACAGTATGCTGCAATCCTTAGGAGGAGAAGGTACCGTGCTAAGCTTGAGGCTCAAAATAAGCTCATTAAAGCTCGTAAGGTATGTGTTGTGATTTTGTTTGTTCTGTTAAATATTTATGGTGCTACCATAGCATGCTATGAACAGGGATATGGTTGTTTTGACTGATGGAATGTTGATTCTTTTGATATCATTCTGCAACTCCTGCAGCCATATCTTCACGAGTCTCGGCATCTTCACGCACTGAGGAGGGCTAGGGGTTCTGGAGGGCGGTTTCTTAATGCGAAAAAGCTTGAGGATTCTAATCCTACTCCTGCAAGCCATGGACTGGACGGCGCAGGCACACAATTTCATTTGGCTGGAAATATATCAGAATCTGAAGTCCATCATCCAGAAAATCATAGAGACGGCGCTTCCACCACATCTTGCTCAGATGTCACAAGTGCATCGAACAGTGATGACATCTTCCAGCAGCAGACAGAATTCAAATTCTCAGGCTACCCTTCTCACTTTGTTGGGACCATGCGAGGACGCTCAGTTGGTATGCATGGGGGTGGAAGCCAGCATCATGTCTCAGTCCTTCTGTGAGAGAAGAGACACACAACCCATTTTAGCAGTATGTGTTTGGCACCAGTCCGAAGGCACAGCTGCTAGTGTTCCCTTGGGAAGTCATCCTTGGCTCAGTTAATTCCTGCAACcgaatttttatttgttccaTTGCTTGCAATCTTAGAGATTCTTAAGAACAATCAGACTCAGTTGTGTTTTTAAGTTTGCTATTTTCATGGGTGAGGataaatgtgaattgatgtcaaatttaacataattttCCTGTTTTGTTCTAGGACAACATATCTGCTTTTTGTTCATCTCTGCATGTTGGtcttatttcatattttaattgtcAAAATTTCTATGTGAGGCCATAACCTTTTTTAGTTAGCTAATTGATGACTGATGAAGTCTGCATTTTGAATTGCTAAGTAATGTCACCCATAAGCTTCCAAATTTAGGTTCTGCCTTCACACACTATAGGACAATGGAGAACATGGGATTAGTATAAtgcaaattctttttttgtgtattatattttgtaaGTTTGATTAATGACTTAAATAAGGAATTTTGATGTCTCTTGGAAGAGGGGTCTAGCCATTACAGTTGAGATTGAGGGCGCAATGCCTGCCTTGTGAGGTTACTAGTGATTTTTAAAAGGgaaaattaatgattttaaaagggagaattagaaattgagtgttttaacttttctatttttactattttagtatttaaattattatttttatttaataagtgtttgaatttactaaaattgattaatgCGGTATATCCACCTGGTTTTGAATGTGAAAAtgtttgtgtttttattttaaatagtaagctaatttaaatattctcttttaaaaatatatatatatttcttttttaatgtatttttctaaatttttgtttattttatcaaaatatttctaattcattcaaataaaaaattgaaagaaattagattctttttttattttttttattttttgcattaacttcaaaaaaataaaaacaatctttcccttcaaataataaaatgaaagaaagatattaattttttttaaaaatctttttaaaaattagaaaatgataaattaaatctatctaaaaaaatgaataaataaattagttcaatatctttaaaatttcagtgctaataaaaaatagaaagaagataaaatatttaaaaaaaagaaattaaaaaatataccaacggggagtaaaaatatttaaaatatttcatatgtaaaatgagttaaattattattttaatttataaaatttataagaagtatcataatatatataaattagtagatttaaatatttaattaaatatagttaaaatgctgaaataaaaaaattaaaattaacacacTAATAACGAGAGCCgcttccaagtcatgagatggaagcaagtaatGGTTGGATGATGCATTGACTTTGTATCCCTggagagagtgggattggcttAGGATGTCTGTGCACTTCTCGACACACTGCCTGATGCATGATTttttgacatcattgagcccACCTACTGTGAGCTCACCATTAAattcctcagcaccttctttCTGTAgcaacagatcacaaactggcTTCAGCCTGATGCAGTTTACTTCAGACTTGgaggaagggagttctcaatgtcaatTCCATAATTCGGCATGCATTTGGGTTTATGGACTGAGTAGGGGACCTCAGGCAAGAAGTATTAGGGATGCATCTACATCAATCCAACCTTGTACGACaccatgtgggattcattAGTACTCAGGCTAGAATTATACTACCCCAACAAGTCTAAGGCATCTAGCCTTTCAGATCATCTCTGCTATCTCCATACACTACTAGCTTATAGGATTACAAGTCGaggagatagttttggagcAGTCACATAGACCTATGTATTCATTCCctgggctatgcaacatcgtAAGGAGCTTGACATGGGATATTTGTTGGTTGGTCAAGTCTGTTCCTTCATAGTCGACGCCTAGAAGAAGATGCACTGCGGTTTTGGCCCGTATATGACTAGGTTGGCCAAGAGACTGGATGTACTGGACGACTGTCTGTCCGAGCTTTCTCTgattggtgacatgacaccattagggatcagacagatgatcaacatgcagatgatcatgGCCACTCATCACCCACATGGCATTGGGTACAAGCTCGTCAATGCAATAGTTAGGGAAGCTAGAGAGACAACAgctagaggagcccaagaCCCTATGGCTGAGATTCCAGAAAAAGTTCTGGGCAGAAGGAGATTTGTCCTATAGTGCAACTAATCAAATCATTACTTCTTCTACTAATTAGAGGgaaatatgtttattttactaataaatatatttttattatattaaagtaataattttatattttatataaaatactttactTACCATTActatttgtttttcttgatatataaatgtagatataaaatataacattattttttttcattatgcatataaaatctcaatcttaattagtaaaactatattaataaatttatcaatccttttttttttctgcacTTTTATACGTCATAATTATGATGATTTCTTCATTTAACTTTAAGGtaattccttttctattttttttgaaaaatttattcaattaaaagatattagaaCTAAATATTGTTAAACAATCGGAaactcaataaataaataaaaatattattagagctccgatatattattatttaaagagcctaataatttaaaaaacttaaattttttaagaaattttggtcaattcattaaatattatcaatttagcTATAATTTAACCAATTGAGTATTATTTTGGCCCAATTGaattatttgtcaatattaaacaatatgtAACATAtgctaattaaaaaataaactctaaATTGACGATCTTTTTTTCaatgtaatattatttatacacTTTACTTGGTTctgaattcttattttttaaatggtaTATATGTTATAATCTACGTTGCTTGATTTTGAACAACAACTTAATTTAGCTAAAACTATGGCTAAATGTCAAAAGAgcaaaatttctaaaatcttGGATGAGAAAGAGGATTGGTGGAGGCTCTTTATTTATGTACATACACCTTTGTTTCTGGGCGGGGCCACCCTTCCTTCTGCTAATTCGGCCATTTACGATCCTGTCTTTCCATTCCATGCAATTCAATGGAGGACTTCTCAATTCTTGCGATTCCCAGTTTAAGCTATTATAGTATCCTCAATGGTGCTCTTACATATAGCAATTTGTCCCATATCTGTAGATAAACGTGTAACCCGATCTAAATGTGGCAGGAAATTCCTATCCCACTACTAGTGATCTGTTATGCCCCAAACTATacacaaaatatttatatagacTTCTCAATTCTTGCGATTCCCAGTTTAAGCTATTATAGTATTCTCAATGGTGCTCTTAGAGATAGCAATTTATCCCGTACCCGTAGATAAACGCATAATCCGACCTAAATGTGGCAGAAAATTCATGTTCTAATACTAGTGATCTTTTATGTCTCAAATTATACacgaaatatttatataatattaatatatatatataataaggaaataaatataattttttaaaaaatatattaaatattatttaaatctagattttatttctttaattatacttaataatagttaaaatattaaataaataaatttaaaaattaataaaattatatttttatcataaaaatatataaaataaatatagcgAGTATTATCTAAATCCAATCCGATCCCGCtttaatatgttttttctACCCCGTTTCCACCCCAGTCTTTCAATCCCCATCCTCGCCCCATTGTCATTCTTAAatgctctttattttaaagagcataatttctataataaaaattattttaaaaaatatttaaaaataaagaataaaatattttatttaaatctaatgactctttatattttttatttcattttatttttatttctataagcATTAAtaggtttatttattattttttatttgaatttttactaatagaaaattaaaaattaaaaattttaattaattaaatgcaTAAGAGTTTGTAgtgtatatattaaatataaagtaaaaagtgAAGTTTACCTCTCATATGTAGAGAATCAAATCAgctctctattttatatttaaaaaataaaagtacattggaatatattttatcatataactttttaagacaaatttttttaatgtatataaaaaatatattagagaTTCTATTAggcatattaaaaaacaaggaatttgtattagtttataaaaattttagatttatcaGATTTCAAATTCAACTAAAATCTAACCGATTCAAACTATTCAACTTCAATTGTCAAAATATCCTCAATGAAAACCCATAAATCTCTTCTCTCTATCATTGTCACTTCTCCTCTCCTTATAAATCTCTATTATTTGTAGGTGAAGAGTGTCCTAGTCTATTAACCGCTTTCAAtgtctttatatatttatacaatttctttttattaaatttagattaaatttataaaaatattttaatttatatcttttatataaaattatatattagaatatttttatgtaaacttttaaaagagaaatttttatataaattaatccaagtttgtaattttttattcaataaatatataaaaatattaaaagccATTATAAATTAAGACATTCTAGAATTCACCTATATgtattatatcaaattaaatgaattttaaagtGTTATAGTTTATAATgacttttagtattttaataacCATTAACTATTATTTCTTGCTTTCCAAATGCTTGGGTGACAAAAATCAGGAATCTTAGGCAGCAGTAATAAGAGAGCTCTGTCACAGCCCGCCTCATCTTAGGCTAGGCAAGGCTTGTTCATGGGCAGAAATATGCCCAACATATGCCCAGCCCAATGCTGCTGCCTAGCCCAAGTTGGCTGCCTAAAAAAACTAAGAGAAGAATCTAGAAATTGCTGGAGGAAGCCAGGCTGTGTGCCAAGCCAAGGAGCTGCCTAGAAGCTTCCCTTGTTTGTACATAGAGTAGCTTTCAAAGGAAGTCTTGTACATAAGTAGCTTGTAGAGATTTCTAGATGAATTAATTTTGACCACATGTTGAGGAGGTGGGAAGTCTATAAATACCCCCGCCATTCATCATTTGTAATACAAGAAGATACAAGAGGAAGGTTGGAAACTTAATAAAGCTCTCCATATTTACAAAGCTCAAGTGCTCTCAACTCTCTACCCTACCCAAGTCCTAAATCCCTGCTGCCTACTTTGCTCACCTAAAATCGCTCCCAACTCTCATATAGGCTTACTTAGTTCGACTTTGATAAGCAAGTTAACTAAGTGCCGCGCGACTTGGCTAACCTCTAAGCCAAAGTTTCGTGACAGGAAGCCAAGTGGGCTAGGCAGCAGCATTGGGCTGGGCATATGTTGGGCATATTTCTGCCCATAGACAAGCCTTGCCTTGCCCAAGACGAGGCGGGCTGTGACACCCGCACCTTTATGCATAGGCATTGCCTCCGAATTAACAGCCTTAATCGTGCTGACTCCTTTGGACAGCTTCAGGCCTAGGCGCTTCGCCTCGTGCACGTCCATGAAGTTGTGCGTAGTACCCATATCGAGCATGGGGCAGGTGGTTTTGCCCTCAATGAGAGCATCGACGTAAAGTAGGCCTCTCTCCTTGGAGACTGAGCGAGAAAGGAGCTTTAACAGTGCACCTAAGTGCTGTAGAGAACCCATGCCAGCTTGGGGTTCTTCTTAGCTGTTATCTTTGTTGAATTCTGCCACGATGGCATTCATCGCCTTTCGATTTGGGCAGTCCCTCACCCAGTGTGGTCCGTCGCAAATGAAACAAGGCTTGGGCAGCTTAGAGGCAGCAGGTTTTTCTTTGTGCGACAAGCCTTTGCCGTGCTTTGAGTTGCCGCCAGAGGACTTCTGGTAGCCACTCTCCTTGCCTTTGTTGAAGTCCCTCTTTTGGCCTCCCCCACTCTTGGAAGAGCTAGGTTTCTTGCCCTTGTCTTGAGTAGAGTAGTCCTTGAGGTTCTCCACTGCGGCAATTGCTTCATCAAGGGTCTGCACTCCGCGTCGCTCGAGCTCCATCTTCACCCAATCTTTCAACCTGTCCTTGAAATCAAAGAGGAGTTGATCGTCGGTTAGGTCTGGAATCTCTAGCATGAGAGTCGTGAACTCCTTGACGTACTCGGCAATGCTTCCAGTTTGCCTTAGCCTACGCAGCCTGCTTCGTACCTCATCGTTGGCGTTATGAGGCACAAATTGCTTGCGGAGTTCAATATTGAACTACTCCCACGTGTTGATAATGCAAAGCCCCTTCTCCCTTTCGGAATATTTTCTTCTCCACCATAGTTAGGCGGAATCCCTTAGGAAGATGGCAGCATTGCTAATCTTCGAGAAGTCATCCGTGACATTCATCGCATCATAGTATTGTTCAAGCCCGAACAAGAAGTTTTCTACCATAGTCGCGTTGTGTGTGCCATTGTACATGGCAGGCTTAGGGACTTTCAATCCGTGCGGGGCAGCGAAACTAGTAGTGGCAGCTGTGCTTGTCGAGGGTAGACTACCTCGAAGAAAGAGCATCCATCTCCCTACGAAGCTCTTTCAGCTCATCTCGTAAGATCTTTTGCTGGTCGGCGAACTCCTCCCTAAGGGAGTGTAGTTCTCCCCGA is a genomic window containing:
- the LOC8284676 gene encoding nuclear transcription factor Y subunit A-3 isoform X4, producing the protein MFIIFGFVKCINLTWCSIKEARFNLKVIFEDLLLGNSTESTVHQSSLSESLGLTMGVPHQQFHGSKKLTFQFQDQDSSSTQSTGQSYPEVASMGEGFNESHEKAEGGHVKLVSLMGTQDFIFPSQFDCSQSVARVPLHFTEPYFGGLLAAYGPQSMIHHPQMFGMTSARVPLPPVFTEDEPIFVNAKQYAAILRRRRYRAKLEAQNKLIKARKPYLHESRHLHALRRARGSGGRFLNAKKLEDSNPTPASHGLDGAGTQFHLAGNISESEVHHPENHRDGASTTSCSDVTSASNSDDIFQQQTEFKFSGYPSHFVGTMRGRSVGMHGGGSQHHVSVLL
- the LOC8284676 gene encoding nuclear transcription factor Y subunit A-3 isoform X2 — translated: MVGFWFWFIIFGFVKCINLTWCSIKEARFNLKVIFEDLLLGNSTESTVHQSSLSESLGLTMGVPHQQFHGSKKLTFQFQDQDSSSTQSTGQSYPEVASMGEGFNESHEKAEGGHVKLVSLMGTQDFIFPSQFDCSQSVARVPLHFTEPYFGGLLAAYGPQSMIHHPQMFGMTSARVPLPPVFTEDEPIFVNAKQYAAILRRRRYRAKLEAQNKLIKARKPYLHESRHLHALRRARGSGGRFLNAKKLEDSNPTPASHGLDGAGTQFHLAGNISESEVHHPENHRDGASTTSCSDVTSASNSDDIFQQQTEFKFSGYPSHFVGTMRGRSVGMHGGGSQHHVSVLL
- the LOC8284676 gene encoding nuclear transcription factor Y subunit A-3 isoform X3, whose protein sequence is MFIIFGFVKCINLTCLCFDTRCSIKEARFNLKVIFEDLLLGNSTESTVHQSSLSESLGLTMGVPHQQFHGSKKLTFQFQDQDSSSTQSTGQSYPEVASMGEGFNESHEKAEGGHVKLVSLMGTQDFIFPSQFDCSQSVARVPLHFTEPYFGGLLAAYGPQSMIHHPQMFGMTSARVPLPPVFTEDEPIFVNAKQYAAILRRRRYRAKLEAQNKLIKARKPYLHESRHLHALRRARGSGGRFLNAKKLEDSNPTPASHGLDGAGTQFHLAGNISESEVHHPENHRDGASTTSCSDVTSASNSDDIFQQQTEFKFSGYPSHFVGTMRGRSVGMHGGGSQHHVSVLL
- the LOC8284676 gene encoding nuclear transcription factor Y subunit A-3 isoform X5, producing MGVPHQQFHGSKKLTFQFQDQDSSSTQSTGQSYPEVASMGEGFNESHEKAEGGHVKLVSLMGTQDFIFPSQFDCSQSVARVPLHFTEPYFGGLLAAYGPQSMIHHPQMFGMTSARVPLPPVFTEDEPIFVNAKQYAAILRRRRYRAKLEAQNKLIKARKPYLHESRHLHALRRARGSGGRFLNAKKLEDSNPTPASHGLDGAGTQFHLAGNISESEVHHPENHRDGASTTSCSDVTSASNSDDIFQQQTEFKFSGYPSHFVGTMRGRSVGMHGGGSQHHVSVLL
- the LOC8284676 gene encoding nuclear transcription factor Y subunit A-3 isoform X1 translates to MVGFWFWFIIFGFVKCINLTCLCFDTRCSIKEARFNLKVIFEDLLLGNSTESTVHQSSLSESLGLTMGVPHQQFHGSKKLTFQFQDQDSSSTQSTGQSYPEVASMGEGFNESHEKAEGGHVKLVSLMGTQDFIFPSQFDCSQSVARVPLHFTEPYFGGLLAAYGPQSMIHHPQMFGMTSARVPLPPVFTEDEPIFVNAKQYAAILRRRRYRAKLEAQNKLIKARKPYLHESRHLHALRRARGSGGRFLNAKKLEDSNPTPASHGLDGAGTQFHLAGNISESEVHHPENHRDGASTTSCSDVTSASNSDDIFQQQTEFKFSGYPSHFVGTMRGRSVGMHGGGSQHHVSVLL